A portion of the Desulfuromonas thiophila genome contains these proteins:
- a CDS encoding biotin/lipoyl-containing protein, whose protein sequence is MAKQTDFYTHNPLIHKDRRLSQSTSAWVRSFSCEALRPLIVCRGPIRKEAMDVYDEMGIHGYGILLSEKDSIVYPNALSPELRKLTDNRRVHRVPDYTGASREERLERIGQIIQIALDNGYDSLFAGYGFMAEDDEFVAAIEKAGLRFIGPCSATQRGAGKKDEAKRTALTVKVSVTPGVDNVTARTLVAKHPSREALLALVTAEGLRCDSRLLADESLSLEQLADHILMASYDKGIDLFSIEELGRQVEAECAAMFRSHPGSRIRLKAIGGGGGKGQRILGASLLGKKSPTDADVAKAAAAAPGLVLEVLNEVKAVGVGDNKNVLIELNIEQTRHNEIQLLGNGQWCIALGGRDCSLQMHEQKLLEISVTQEALALEIEKARAAGQCEAAAALETDLQVLKRMEEESERFGQAVGLDSASTFECIVDRDRHYFMEVNTRIQVEHRVTELVYRLRFTNPDDPQDFFEVESLVEAMALLALHKERLPRPERLPRFGAAAEARLNATDCSLSPSAGGVIRYWSRPIEGEIRDDQGISMLNPDTGLFMRYRVAGAYDSNIALLLTKGDDRRASYEHLAKVLRCTTLRGTDLATNLDFHYGLVNWFLGNTVMAKPTTRFVVPYLTLVGCLKEEAAKIDPVVAFVTLKKHYTQRYAADPEAKKAIAAVLDRKGTLLTRPMQKLLDNPHLLAGWLSLNRKNFRHDNGKLVWLRNPLVVLAETYAYLNMEWRAGVPAAEIIWSHDNELLQKAIAFYARLREHFSLGAADFEELNALLTQDTPQGGYNAADWAAIQSAHLGFEAGNELLGLLFLIAERTRFFDFHVEPNLEVVIPDELNDADLQARMKKVLVPPPATKADEIVTPGGGMYYAQEAPGMPTFVREGDHFEKGQPLFILEVMKMFNKVLAPFSGTIDKILIEGGDGVIVSKGQPIFKVTPDERFVESDPLAIEKERRETTAAYLQAIL, encoded by the coding sequence ATGGCAAAGCAGACCGATTTCTACACCCACAATCCGCTGATTCATAAAGACCGCCGCCTGAGCCAGTCCACCTCGGCCTGGGTGCGCTCCTTTTCGTGTGAGGCTCTCCGGCCGCTGATTGTCTGTCGCGGTCCGATTCGCAAGGAGGCGATGGATGTTTACGATGAAATGGGCATCCACGGCTACGGCATCCTGCTGTCGGAAAAGGATTCCATCGTCTACCCCAATGCCCTGTCACCGGAACTGCGCAAGCTGACCGACAATCGCCGGGTGCATCGCGTGCCCGATTACACCGGCGCCAGTCGCGAGGAGCGCTTGGAGCGTATCGGCCAGATCATCCAGATCGCCCTTGACAATGGCTACGATTCCCTCTTCGCCGGCTATGGCTTCATGGCCGAGGACGATGAGTTTGTCGCCGCCATTGAAAAAGCCGGCCTGCGCTTTATTGGGCCCTGCAGTGCCACCCAGCGGGGCGCCGGTAAAAAGGACGAGGCCAAGCGCACCGCACTGACGGTCAAGGTATCGGTCACGCCGGGGGTCGACAACGTCACCGCCCGCACCCTGGTGGCCAAACATCCCAGCCGCGAAGCCCTGCTGGCGCTGGTGACGGCCGAGGGTTTGCGCTGTGACAGCCGGCTGCTGGCCGACGAGAGCCTGAGCCTGGAACAACTGGCCGATCATATCCTGATGGCGTCCTACGACAAGGGCATCGATCTGTTCAGCATTGAGGAACTGGGCCGCCAGGTCGAGGCCGAATGCGCTGCCATGTTCCGATCCCATCCCGGCAGCCGCATCCGTCTCAAGGCTATCGGTGGTGGTGGCGGCAAGGGTCAGCGGATTCTTGGCGCTTCGCTGCTGGGTAAGAAGAGTCCGACCGACGCCGATGTGGCCAAGGCCGCCGCGGCGGCACCGGGACTGGTGTTGGAGGTGCTCAACGAGGTCAAGGCGGTGGGCGTCGGTGACAACAAGAACGTGCTGATCGAGCTCAACATTGAACAGACCCGCCACAACGAAATCCAGCTGTTGGGCAACGGCCAGTGGTGTATCGCCCTGGGCGGGCGTGATTGCTCGCTGCAGATGCATGAACAGAAGCTGCTGGAAATCTCCGTGACCCAGGAAGCACTGGCGCTGGAGATCGAAAAGGCCCGTGCCGCTGGCCAGTGCGAAGCCGCCGCCGCGCTGGAAACCGATCTGCAGGTGCTTAAGCGCATGGAGGAGGAGTCCGAGCGTTTCGGCCAGGCGGTAGGGCTGGATTCGGCTTCGACCTTCGAGTGCATTGTCGATCGCGACCGTCATTATTTCATGGAGGTCAATACCCGTATTCAGGTGGAACACCGCGTTACCGAACTGGTCTACCGCCTGAGGTTCACCAATCCCGACGATCCGCAGGATTTCTTCGAGGTGGAATCGCTGGTGGAGGCCATGGCCCTGCTGGCTCTGCACAAGGAGCGTCTGCCGCGGCCCGAGCGTCTGCCGCGTTTTGGCGCCGCTGCCGAGGCGCGGCTCAACGCCACCGACTGCTCGCTGTCGCCGTCGGCCGGCGGTGTTATCCGCTATTGGTCGCGGCCCATCGAGGGTGAAATTCGCGATGATCAGGGCATCAGCATGCTCAATCCGGACACCGGCCTGTTCATGCGCTACCGCGTGGCCGGTGCCTATGATTCCAACATCGCCCTGCTGCTGACCAAGGGCGACGACCGTCGGGCCAGCTACGAGCATCTGGCCAAGGTGCTGCGTTGTACCACCCTGCGCGGTACCGACCTGGCCACCAATCTCGATTTCCACTATGGCCTGGTCAACTGGTTTCTCGGCAACACGGTAATGGCCAAGCCGACCACCCGGTTCGTGGTGCCTTACCTGACGCTGGTGGGTTGTCTGAAGGAAGAGGCGGCCAAGATTGATCCGGTGGTTGCCTTTGTCACCCTCAAAAAGCACTATACCCAGCGTTATGCTGCAGACCCTGAGGCCAAGAAGGCCATTGCCGCCGTTCTCGACCGTAAGGGAACCCTGCTGACCCGGCCGATGCAGAAGCTGCTGGATAATCCGCATCTACTGGCCGGCTGGCTGAGTCTGAATCGCAAGAACTTTCGCCATGACAACGGCAAGCTGGTATGGCTGCGCAATCCGCTGGTGGTACTGGCGGAAACCTACGCCTATCTCAATATGGAATGGCGTGCCGGCGTGCCGGCAGCGGAAATCATCTGGTCGCACGACAATGAGCTGTTGCAGAAGGCCATTGCCTTCTATGCCCGCCTGCGCGAGCACTTCAGTTTGGGTGCGGCCGATTTTGAGGAACTCAATGCCCTGCTAACCCAGGATACCCCCCAGGGCGGCTACAACGCCGCGGACTGGGCCGCTATCCAGTCGGCTCATCTGGGCTTCGAGGCGGGCAACGAGCTGCTTGGTCTGCTGTTCCTGATCGCCGAGCGTACCCGGTTCTTTGATTTCCATGTCGAGCCGAATCTGGAGGTGGTTATTCCCGATGAGCTCAACGACGCCGATCTGCAGGCACGCATGAAGAAGGTTCTGGTGCCGCCGCCGGCGACCAAGGCCGACGAGATCGTCACCCCCGGCGGGGGGATGTACTATGCCCAGGAAGCGCCGGGCATGCCGACTTTCGTCAGGGAAGGGGATCATTTCGAGAAGGGTCAGCCGTTGTTCATTCTTGAGGTCATGAAGATGTTCAACAAGGTTCTGGCTCCCTTCTCCGGCACCATCGACAAGATTCTGATCGAGGGCGGCGATGGTGTCATCGTTTCCAAGGGTCAGCCGATCTTCAAGGTGACGCCGGACGAGCGGTTTGTCGAGAGCGATCCGCTGGCGATCGAAAAAGAGCGGCGGGAGACCACGGCCGCCTATCTGCAGGCGATTCTGTAA
- the mce gene encoding methylmalonyl-CoA epimerase, producing MVKKINHIGVAVTSIAEALPFYRDQLGMVYEGSEEVADQQVRVAFLAVGESRIELLEPTSETSPVARFLAKSGPGMHHIAYEVDDIVAYLEQLRGAGVRLIDEQPRRGAHNTRIAFIHPKSSGGVLTEICQAGDSGAEATH from the coding sequence ATGGTAAAGAAAATCAACCACATTGGCGTCGCGGTGACCAGCATCGCCGAGGCATTGCCTTTTTATCGCGATCAGCTGGGCATGGTTTACGAAGGCAGCGAAGAGGTTGCCGATCAGCAGGTACGGGTGGCTTTTCTCGCCGTCGGTGAAAGCCGGATCGAATTGCTCGAACCCACCAGTGAGACCTCACCGGTGGCGCGATTTCTGGCCAAGAGCGGGCCGGGCATGCACCACATTGCCTACGAGGTGGACGATATCGTTGCCTATCTGGAGCAACTGCGTGGCGCCGGAGTGCGGCTGATCGATGAGCAGCCCCGGCGTGGCGCGCATAATACCCGGATCGCATTTATTCACCCCAAAAGCAGTGGTGGGGTGCTGACCGAAATCTGCCAGGCTGGCGACAGCGGAGCGGAAGCAACGCACTGA
- a CDS encoding FG-GAP repeat domain-containing protein → MKCLTARLTLLLALLPLLLGTLAGGALARDLAQLEPDFAPRTGCVVLSIGSEFLVDLDADQGLTAGDLLAVVEQGGDVIHPVTKEVIGTLDKTLAVLQVSQVKDGYSYTRLLRGEAAALKAGTLVRRYSGLTARFHDASGSQEALYARLKAGLPALQWSDGEGAADLLFEATVNGLQVRDAAGQLIRAYAPAPGRSLAALTPPTMAVAALPATATIAAPAASPSTMPLAVAPAAPASPANLRYEAPLPSATLNGALSMEFPRFVKRGQLSHATQMADFEAIGGELLLATTDGGRIEIYRLGEQLTPFASGDSITMGRILNLSWWQPSAGDAYLAVTVWSDKRVYSDLLQLQGQQLVPVISGYGSLLAGFDIDSDGRSEQLLGQEFSREHFYGSPVWALSLAGNRLAAQAPAFELPANFRLFGALITDITGDGQAEVAFVRNRRLYIYSGTQQLYKSSKELGASVSTVTYDIDPDAQNPMITSASCEVAPVAADLDGDGLAEIVAIAADANLLQNVGVASAINKSWLAVFKFQQGMVMKGTLGDSLERPLQGLAVQQGQALMVATEISGLLDKHEASYVLAVPLR, encoded by the coding sequence ATGAAATGCCTGACCGCACGACTCACCCTGCTGCTGGCCTTGCTGCCCCTTTTGCTGGGCACTCTGGCCGGTGGTGCCCTGGCCCGTGATCTGGCGCAGCTGGAACCGGATTTTGCGCCGCGCACCGGCTGCGTTGTTCTTTCGATCGGTAGCGAGTTTCTCGTTGATCTCGATGCCGATCAGGGATTGACCGCCGGCGATCTGTTGGCCGTGGTGGAACAGGGTGGCGATGTCATTCATCCGGTGACCAAGGAGGTTATCGGCACCCTCGACAAAACCCTGGCCGTGTTGCAGGTCAGTCAGGTCAAGGATGGCTATTCCTATACGCGGCTGCTGCGGGGTGAGGCTGCCGCGCTTAAGGCGGGTACCCTGGTGCGGCGCTACAGCGGCCTGACGGCGCGCTTCCATGATGCCAGCGGCAGCCAGGAGGCGCTTTACGCCCGCCTCAAGGCTGGTCTGCCGGCCCTGCAGTGGAGTGATGGCGAGGGCGCGGCTGATCTGCTGTTCGAAGCCACGGTCAATGGTCTGCAGGTGCGCGATGCCGCCGGCCAACTGATCCGGGCCTATGCCCCGGCCCCTGGGCGCAGTCTCGCTGCCCTGACGCCGCCGACCATGGCGGTTGCGGCCCTGCCGGCCACCGCGACCATTGCCGCCCCAGCGGCCTCGCCATCGACGATGCCGCTGGCTGTTGCGCCGGCCGCACCGGCTTCGCCGGCGAATCTGCGTTACGAAGCGCCGCTGCCGTCGGCGACCCTCAACGGGGCGCTGAGCATGGAGTTTCCCCGCTTTGTCAAGCGTGGCCAGCTGTCTCACGCCACCCAGATGGCTGATTTCGAAGCGATCGGCGGCGAGTTGCTGCTGGCTACCACTGACGGCGGCCGCATCGAAATCTACCGTCTGGGCGAGCAGTTGACGCCCTTCGCCAGTGGCGACAGCATCACCATGGGCCGTATTCTCAACCTGAGCTGGTGGCAGCCGAGTGCCGGCGACGCCTATCTGGCGGTGACGGTCTGGTCCGACAAGCGCGTCTACTCCGACCTGCTGCAGCTGCAGGGGCAGCAGCTGGTGCCTGTGATCAGCGGTTATGGCAGCCTGCTGGCCGGCTTTGATATCGATAGCGACGGTCGCTCGGAGCAGCTGCTGGGGCAGGAATTCTCGCGCGAACATTTCTACGGCAGCCCGGTATGGGCCCTGAGTCTGGCGGGCAATCGTCTTGCGGCACAGGCGCCGGCCTTTGAATTGCCGGCGAACTTCCGCCTGTTTGGTGCCCTGATTACCGATATCACGGGAGATGGTCAGGCCGAGGTGGCTTTTGTCCGCAACCGGCGGTTGTATATCTACAGCGGTACGCAGCAGCTGTACAAGTCGAGCAAGGAACTGGGCGCGTCGGTCTCGACGGTGACCTACGATATCGATCCTGACGCGCAGAATCCGATGATTACCAGCGCCAGTTGCGAGGTGGCGCCGGTGGCGGCCGATCTTGATGGTGATGGCCTTGCGGAGATCGTCGCCATCGCTGCGGATGCCAATTTGCTGCAGAATGTCGGTGTGGCCTCGGCCATCAACAAAAGCTGGCTGGCGGTATTCAAGTTTCAGCAGGGCATGGTGATGAAGGGAACCCTGGGTGACAGCCTGGAGCGGCCGTTGCAGGGCCTGGCAGTACAGCAGGGTCAGGCGCTGATGGTGGCCACGGAAATCAGTGGCTTGCTGGACAAGCATGAAGCCAGTTATGTGCTGGCTGTGCCGCTGCGTTGA
- a CDS encoding ammonium transporter, with translation MFLLRLAGASLVLIPQCVWSSESPVDSGTTAWMMISVALVLLMIPGLAMFYGGLVRTKNVLSTMMHSYIALAIIGVLWVAVGYSLTFGQSIWGGLIGWNSDYFFLRGIDDTITNGIPEYITAMFQGKFAIITPALISGAIAERVYLRGYAAFIALWFLCVYCPLCHWIWASDGWLFNAGPAGVIDLAGGLVIHVSAGISALVAALYLGPRKGFPRKPMHPNNLVMTMMGAGLLWVGWFGFNAGSTLQSGLDTARALTMTQISAASGALTWLIIEALLLRKATALGFVSGILAGLVVITPAAAVVQPSGALILGAASASLCYYALQLKLRFGYDDSLDCFGIHGVGSGLGVLLLCFFIRDSWMEKAAAGAGGHWTAWDQLGIQLLGMAATIGLASVSTLVLCILIEKTLGFRIDPQGEAEGLDQALHGERGYGLLNASLEQ, from the coding sequence ATGTTTCTGCTTCGACTCGCCGGCGCGAGCCTTGTGTTGATTCCTCAGTGTGTCTGGAGTTCAGAATCCCCGGTAGACAGTGGCACCACGGCTTGGATGATGATCTCTGTCGCGCTGGTACTGCTGATGATTCCCGGTCTGGCCATGTTCTATGGTGGTCTGGTTCGAACCAAGAACGTTCTTTCGACCATGATGCACAGCTACATCGCTCTGGCGATTATTGGCGTACTCTGGGTCGCCGTCGGCTACAGCCTGACCTTTGGGCAAAGCATTTGGGGGGGCCTGATCGGCTGGAACAGCGATTACTTTTTTCTGCGTGGAATCGATGACACCATCACCAATGGCATCCCCGAATACATCACCGCCATGTTTCAAGGCAAGTTCGCCATTATCACCCCGGCACTGATCAGTGGCGCCATAGCGGAACGCGTTTACCTGCGCGGTTACGCTGCATTTATCGCCCTGTGGTTCCTTTGCGTCTACTGCCCCCTGTGTCACTGGATCTGGGCGAGCGATGGCTGGCTGTTCAATGCCGGTCCCGCCGGAGTGATTGACCTGGCTGGCGGACTGGTCATCCATGTTTCTGCCGGCATCAGTGCGCTGGTTGCAGCCCTTTACCTTGGCCCGCGCAAGGGCTTCCCGCGTAAACCCATGCATCCGAACAACCTGGTCATGACCATGATGGGCGCGGGGCTGCTCTGGGTCGGCTGGTTTGGCTTCAATGCCGGCTCCACCCTGCAAAGCGGTCTCGATACCGCGCGCGCCCTGACCATGACCCAGATTTCCGCCGCCAGCGGCGCGCTGACCTGGCTCATCATCGAAGCGCTGCTGCTCCGCAAGGCCACCGCGCTGGGCTTTGTCTCCGGCATTCTGGCCGGCCTGGTCGTCATCACCCCGGCAGCAGCGGTCGTGCAGCCCAGCGGGGCGCTGATCCTCGGAGCGGCATCCGCCAGCCTGTGCTACTACGCCTTGCAGCTCAAACTCCGCTTTGGCTACGATGACAGCCTGGACTGTTTCGGCATTCACGGCGTCGGCAGTGGTCTGGGCGTTCTGCTGCTGTGCTTCTTCATTCGTGACAGCTGGATGGAAAAGGCCGCGGCTGGCGCAGGTGGCCATTGGACCGCATGGGATCAGCTCGGCATCCAGCTGCTCGGCATGGCGGCGACCATTGGCCTGGCATCGGTCAGCACGCTGGTCCTCTGTATCCTCATCGAAAAAACCCTCGGATTCCGTATCGATCCTCAAGGGGAAGCCGAAGGGCTGGATCAGGCCCTCCATGGTGAACGGGGCTATGGCCTGTTAAATGCCTCACTGGAACAGTAA
- a CDS encoding ATP-binding protein: MEKDKELVAQLKRVLAAVEQILPRAVEPIDWSQTLAASWRCHSVAGYLEAMPAGEANRLDDLLGIDEQKRIVADNTAQFVAGLPANNALLWGSRGTGKSSLVRALLHHFAPAGLRVIQIDKDDLHHLPDIFSQIKDLPYRFVLFCDDLSFEAGEKSYKILKSALDGAVYSAPVNCLIYVTSNRRYLLPQYETDHLGNLMKGNEIRASDAIEEKSSLADRFGLWVSFDSFSQEQYLRVVRQCVDQLCAAQRASLPWDVAAEQAAIAWSHEKSKRCGRTAYQFAKRWVGSQLRQRGEAAAAQ; the protein is encoded by the coding sequence ATGGAGAAAGATAAGGAACTGGTGGCGCAGCTGAAACGGGTGCTGGCGGCGGTGGAACAAATCCTGCCGCGCGCCGTTGAACCGATTGACTGGAGCCAGACCCTGGCCGCCAGTTGGCGCTGTCATTCGGTGGCCGGCTATCTTGAAGCCATGCCGGCCGGCGAGGCCAACCGGCTGGACGATTTGCTGGGCATCGACGAACAGAAACGCATTGTTGCCGACAACACGGCCCAGTTTGTCGCCGGCCTGCCGGCCAACAACGCGCTGCTGTGGGGTTCGCGCGGCACCGGCAAGTCGTCGCTGGTGCGGGCGCTGCTGCATCATTTCGCGCCGGCGGGCTTGCGGGTGATTCAGATTGACAAGGACGATCTGCACCATCTGCCGGACATCTTCAGCCAGATCAAGGATCTGCCGTACCGTTTCGTGCTGTTCTGCGACGATTTGTCCTTCGAGGCCGGCGAGAAGAGCTACAAGATTCTCAAAAGCGCCCTCGATGGCGCGGTTTACAGTGCGCCGGTCAACTGCCTGATCTATGTCACCAGCAACCGCCGTTACCTGCTGCCGCAGTACGAGACGGATCATCTTGGCAATCTGATGAAGGGCAATGAGATCCGCGCTTCCGACGCCATCGAGGAGAAGAGCTCGCTGGCGGATCGTTTTGGCCTGTGGGTGTCCTTTGACTCCTTCAGCCAGGAGCAGTACCTGCGGGTGGTGCGTCAGTGTGTCGACCAGCTTTGTGCCGCTCAGCGTGCCAGTCTGCCGTGGGATGTCGCTGCCGAGCAGGCCGCCATCGCCTGGTCACACGAAAAAAGCAAGCGCTGTGGCCGCACCGCTTATCAGTTTGCCAAACGCTGGGTTGGCAGTCAGCTGCGCCAGCGCGGAGAGGCCGCGGCGGCCCAGTGA
- a CDS encoding ABC transporter substrate-binding protein, producing MKKTIVAALALVLLALPAVAQETIKLGAFFDLSGRAAFIGTPTKLVAEMVVDKINAEGGINGRKLELIIGDTEANPAKAASLAKKFIHKDKVVAIIGPTMTDTGMAVKAIANAGKTPILMTVGGDPVIMGEQFGPFDWVFKSPQRSRTAVERLLGYLRDKGLSRIALLSAADGFGKDGAGWIERLSASYGIEIVARESFGARDSDMTAQLTKVRAAAPQALVVWTIGPAGAIVAKNALQLGLALPLFQCHGLPDPKYIELAGAASEGNRMPATKLLVADQLPDADRQKPVIAEFIRLYRERGYDQQFPINTHSGYAWDAILLLANAIRQAGTEAEALRQAIENTRDYVGVSGIYNLNALDHNGLDVDSMVMVEVKNGRFVLAD from the coding sequence ATGAAAAAAACGATCGTGGCCGCGCTGGCACTGGTGCTGCTGGCACTACCGGCCGTGGCGCAGGAAACCATCAAACTCGGGGCGTTTTTCGACCTGTCGGGGCGGGCGGCCTTTATCGGCACACCCACCAAACTGGTGGCCGAGATGGTGGTTGACAAGATCAATGCGGAAGGCGGCATCAATGGCCGGAAACTGGAGCTGATCATCGGCGACACCGAGGCCAATCCGGCCAAGGCCGCCTCGCTGGCGAAGAAATTCATTCACAAGGATAAGGTGGTGGCCATCATCGGTCCAACCATGACCGACACCGGTATGGCCGTCAAGGCCATCGCCAACGCCGGCAAAACCCCCATCCTCATGACCGTGGGCGGCGATCCGGTGATCATGGGAGAGCAATTCGGTCCCTTCGACTGGGTGTTCAAGTCGCCGCAACGGTCGCGCACCGCAGTGGAGCGCCTGCTGGGCTACCTGCGCGACAAGGGCCTCAGCCGCATTGCCCTGCTCAGTGCCGCCGACGGCTTCGGCAAGGATGGCGCCGGCTGGATCGAGCGGCTCAGCGCCAGCTACGGCATCGAAATCGTCGCCCGCGAATCCTTTGGCGCCCGCGACAGCGACATGACCGCCCAGCTGACCAAGGTGCGCGCCGCCGCACCCCAGGCGCTGGTGGTCTGGACCATCGGCCCGGCCGGCGCCATTGTCGCCAAGAATGCCCTGCAGCTCGGCCTTGCTCTGCCGCTGTTCCAGTGCCACGGTCTGCCCGATCCGAAATACATCGAACTGGCCGGCGCCGCCAGTGAAGGCAACCGCATGCCGGCCACCAAGCTGCTGGTGGCCGACCAGCTGCCGGACGCGGACCGGCAGAAACCGGTCATCGCGGAATTCATCCGCCTCTACCGTGAGCGCGGCTACGATCAGCAATTCCCCATCAATACCCATTCGGGCTACGCCTGGGATGCCATTCTGCTGCTCGCCAACGCCATCCGCCAAGCCGGCACCGAAGCCGAGGCCCTGCGCCAGGCCATTGAAAACACCCGCGACTATGTCGGGGTTTCCGGCATCTACAACCTCAACGCCCTCGACCACAATGGTCTGGATGTCGATTCCATGGTCATGGTCGAGGTCAAGAACGGCCGCTTCGTGCTGGCCGACTGA